TTTCTCCTAAAAGCACTCCTCGAATCGTGTGCCAGTAGTCAGGAACTTTACCAATATCTACCCATTGAAAGTCCATGGGAACCGAATAAAAAGGCGCACCTGCCTCCACTAATTTTGGGAAAAGATCGCTACCGAGATCATAAACCTGTTGCGGAGGAATATAATCAATAACCTCTGGTTCTAAAATGTAAATCCCTGTATTAATTTTATTACTAAGAGCCTCATCCATAGAAGGTTTTTCTTGGAAGGCAATAATGCGATTCTCCTCATCAGTGACAACCACCCCATAGCTAGATACCTTATCTTGAGGAACTTCTTTAGTAACAATCGTCGCGATCGCGCCTCTTTCCTTATGTTGTTTCACTGCCTCGGTTAAATCTAAATCAATTAAAGCATCCCCACACAAAACCACAAAAGTATCATCAAAAAACTTATTAAAATCTTGAATACGCCGAATTCCGCCAGCCGATCCCAAGGCTTCTCCCACTAATTCCCCATCGACAATACGTCCTTCAAAAGAATAAGCAATATCAACCCCAAAGCGCTGCCCATCACGAAAATAACTTTCAATCTCATGCGCTAAATGACTCACATTGACCATAATCTGATCAAAGCCATGTTGTCGCAACAGTTCCAACAAGAACTCCATCACTGGCTTTTGTAAAATGGGAATTAATGGTTTGGGAATTGTATAAGTAATGGGTCGAACCCGAGTTCCTTTTCCCGCGGCCAAAATCATGGCTTTCATCGGCATTTACTCCTAAATTTTCTGATGCGCTGACTTAATTCTGCTTTCTTCGGCTAAATAGAAGAAATCTCTATTAAACTGCATTGTAGCGATTCTCACAGAGAGAAATTTGTTCTCACACTACAATACTTAAACTAATTTTCTCATAAGCGTCGCCTCTCTTGTTGAGATTCTTTAATCTTCGTTGATGAGCAAACGTAAATTAAGATCTTGATAAAATGCTTCCTGAGATAATTCCACCTTCGATTGAGAAGAAAGAAGTAATAAAGCCCAAAAAACTCCCACGCGATGGGATTGAGACGTTTCTCCTTCCCTTTCTGTTTCCCACCACTGCACTAATTCCTCTAAAGTGAGCCAATTTTGAGGCTGAACTTGCTTGATCTGAGCCATTAAAAATTGTTCTAATTCTGTAGCAAGTTCTGTTAAATTTTCATTATGGGCTAAGTGAGAGATCATGCGGGCAGTTTCTCGTTTTCCCTGTTTTTTAGAGGAATTAGAAGAAGATTTCCCCCCATTGCTTTCTATTTCTGTGGCTAAATCCTGAATTTGAGTAATTAATTCTGAAAGTGTAACTCGTCTTTTTTTCGGAGGAGGCGCACTACCACGACGAC
This window of the Euhalothece natronophila Z-M001 genome carries:
- a CDS encoding sugar phosphate nucleotidyltransferase, coding for MKAMILAAGKGTRVRPITYTIPKPLIPILQKPVMEFLLELLRQHGFDQIMVNVSHLAHEIESYFRDGQRFGVDIAYSFEGRIVDGELVGEALGSAGGIRRIQDFNKFFDDTFVVLCGDALIDLDLTEAVKQHKERGAIATIVTKEVPQDKVSSYGVVVTDEENRIIAFQEKPSMDEALSNKINTGIYILEPEVIDYIPPQQVYDLGSDLFPKLVEAGAPFYSVPMDFQWVDIGKVPDYWHTIRGVLLGEINNVEIPGTEVAPGIHTGLNVAVNWDKVDITGPVYIGGMTRIEDGATIVGPAMIGPNCWICSGATVKNSVIFEYSRLGPKVRLVDKLVFGRYCVDKTGTTIDVQAAALDWLITDSRQTPPKYELKEQEAIAQLLIGE
- a CDS encoding segregation/condensation protein A, with amino-acid sequence MKPDPNLEARKENTADLAINLLIDLAQQGEIDPWDVDVIKVVDRFFQEINALNPDRDQQTNLPQSGQAFLWASMLVSLKADTLEALAEEPEWESEETVSEEEEESQRRKLPQKLEHCIRRRGSAPPPKKRRVTLSELITQIQDLATEIESNGGKSSSNSSKKQGKRETARMISHLAHNENLTELATELEQFLMAQIKQVQPQNWLTLEELVQWWETEREGETSQSHRVGVFWALLLLSSQSKVELSQEAFYQDLNLRLLINED